The sequence AATGAAAATGAGATTGTTCACTGCTCTGATGCCATGTGAAATTTGTGAACTTCGTAATTCATTCATTATGGAACAATGTATATATAATGGTTACAAACACAATATACAAGGTAAAAAGATACATTAATAGAAACTAATAATAATTAAGGACAAGAAACAATGATTAAGGGATAGCAAATTGAAAAGatttgtaatagaagctaaaaTATTAGTATGATTCGTGATTGAAGAGGTAGAACGTGATTGAAGAGGTGGAATTTGTCTAACAATGTACGATGCCTATGTCAatgaaaacaatttttttacgAATTTATAGagattacattaaaattttaaaacttaaaatcgttttcataataatttttaatgataagagttatataattatttaatttaaaatttcaaaaatataaataaaaaatattttattagtataaaatatatatgaataagatgtaaatttataaaaacaagCTTAacgatattttttattaaataaaaataaaatattttataatttgagaaaaatagtattttttatttatttataaaaatatatatagtaacACCAAAGTTTGTTGTGCTAAGAGTTTACGCAAATGGTCGTGTCGGTGTCTTGCTATCTTATATACAGGTAGTTTTGATGTTATATCTCACATAGTTTGGATGGATAAGATTCAGAcacatatgtgattttaaaaaaattaatggactccatttatatatgattaaatttgAACCATTGATTTTGTCGTAGAGATAGTGCTCGAGTATAAAATCAACCATATATACATGATCTTAGATATGTTTCGCGGTTAATACATAAGACCGATTGTTTTATCTGATGTTCAAAGCtcttaattaatttgatattcGGATGAAGTAGTCGAGAATTGCAACAAAAACATATCTTGATCGAACGAGCCTCGAGAAATGGGGAAACCTGCTAAAAATTGAGGCCATATGAATTCACTTTTAAGAATTCGCAGACCATTTTCTTTTGGTATCAGCAAGCTCCAATTCTTCTGCACTTCACTCTCCAGTTTCGTATATTCGGCTACTCGCTCTCATTCATCCAACGCGCACTCGAAGCTTTTTTGTGGGTTTGGTGTATCACCGATTTACGTAGTTGTTTTTGCTCGCAGATGCTAAGGAAGAAGAGGGATTGAGCTGCACAGGGATAGGAACAAAACCAAGTTTCATACACCCCTCTGCGGTTGTTCATCCGGAAGCGGTTCTGGGCCAGGTATGAAATTCGCTGTCTGGGTGTTGTAATTCGTCATTTCGATTGTTTTCGAGAGGTGGTGGCTTAGATGTCTGGTAGTTCATCCCTTTGATATCAGGGTTTGGCAAAGATTTGAGAATCCTTAAAAGTGCAATTTTAACTTTGTCTTCGATACATTTGGAGGAGAGTGAAGTTTGCTGAATATTTGTCTGAATGTAGGGTGTTTCAATTGGCCCTTTTTGTACAGTTGGCCCTTCGGTGAAGTTGGGGAATGCTTGTAAGTTATGCCCTGGGAGCCATGTCTCTGGACATACAGAACTAGGGGATGACTGCATTTTGATGATGTAAGCTGACATTGTGGCATTAAACTGAGCGATGGTTATATCCTTCATTCTATTTTAACTCTAGTGTCCGCTGTGTGTGGCAGGGGTGCAATAGTCGGGGATGATCTTCCTGGTAGAACATTTATTGGATGTAACAATATTATTGGACATCATGCTGTTTTGGGGATTAAATGCCAAGATATGAAATACAAGGTTGGTGGAATGTGGTTAGACGCACTTGCTGTCTTTATGATTTTTGTAAGTTTGACCTAGTCGTGCTTGATGATCTCCTGCTCTTGCTCTTACTGTATGATTGAATTGCCATTTTTGGTTGGGACGGGGTTCATGGTTGCTTTTTATTGTTCGCCAGTCTCTAAAGTAGTTTAATTGATCATCTTAGCTAGGGACTGAGTGCTTCCTTGAAATTGGTGACAACAATGAGATCAGAGAACATGCATCAATCCATCGATCTTCGAGGCCTAGTGACAGAACAGTATGTCATACTTGCTACTCTTGCTTGTTCATACCTTGCTTTGAAATGTGAAAGAGCCCTTCTTCTAGTTGCTGCAGCAACTATCATAATAATCTCATGAACAGGTGATTGGCGATAACAATCTTATTATGGGATCTTGTCACATAGCTCATGACTGCAAAGTGGGTAATAACAATATTTTTGCAAATAATACTCTACTGGCTGGACATGTTACCGTGGAGGTTAATATTTGTCTTTTTCCCCATTGTCATTACATTTGTCAAAATATTCTCAGACAGAATTAGCTTGTTCATGGGATCGCAAGGTGGCATAAATGATTTATTTGTAGGACTACACTCATACAGCTGGAGCAAGTGTCATCCATCAGTTTTGTCATATTGGTTCTTTTTCTTTCATTGGTGGTGGTTCTGTGGTGAGTATCTTTCTCTAATCTTGTCAAATTTTGTCGCATCATCTTCTCTTATTTCATTTGACTTGGGGACGCTGAGGGATTTGGTCTGTTTCATATAGTGTTTTGACACATCGGGAATTAGATGTTATAATAGATAAACTGATAATGACAAGCAATTACGTAATTTGAACATAAAGTCCAAGAACCTATTTCTGAAGGGCTTCAAACTCTTATGAATCTCCGTGATTTTGAATGCAATCACTATTCTTTAATTTGGAAGATATACTGAGAGATTAAATGATGAATGAAATTGATCTAGCTAATCACAATCAAGTAAGTAATAAGAGTTATCATAAGGTGAATACTTTTGAATGTTAATGTAGTGACCGAAGACTGATCTCCAACAAGCTGTCTGAAATTGAACGCAGAGAAATGAATTGAGGAGTTCAACTTGAACTAAAGTATCTGATATGGAGCTGATAACCACTACGCTGAGCGAAACTTGACTAGAAAAAGACATATTGCGTATCACTCCATACTGCCCACTAACACCTATGTACGAGTTATAAATATCACAGAATTGCGTCTcacgattttaaaaaaaaacagcatAAAGTTGGGCAGTGCATGGATGATCCTACTCCGATCCTTTATGCATATCTACAATAATTGAAATCCCATATTCTACTCAGCACAACCATAAACTGATAGTCAAAGAGGATCTACATCTCACCTCTGATTGcaatatcaatatatttgatttttaacctACAAGCTTGATAATTGAAGAAACAGTCATTTCAATAGCTTGAGCCTAAAAATGCAAAACCTGCACCAACGTTCCAAGATGGCTCATTTAAAACTCGAGCTTTAAATGAACACATCGTCTTCTCCACCTAGTTCATTTGAATTTTTCTCAGACTTGCTGTTTTGATGACAAAAAGTTGGTTTTTAACCAGTGCTTGTTCATGGATTTTGAAGGTTTCTCAAGATGTACCAAGGTACACAATGGTCTCTGGTGAAAGAGCTGAACTGCGTGGATTAAATCTAGAAGGTCTGCGCCGTCGTGGGTTTTCAGTTCTAGAGGTTGGTTTAAGTAATCGTTTTTCCTTGTGCACTGGATGAATGTATTATGCTTCGATTGTTTCTCCATTACAGTTTCAGTCTcagtatttgtaaatttttaccTGCATTTGACTTTTAATATCTTCTTCAAACTGAAATTAGATGGAACTTTCCTTCACATGTAGTTCCTTTTGCTACCTTCGACTCCGGAGCTGTTTTTTTCTCCATAATAGTAATGATTAATTCACTTTGATTCTAAGTTAGACGTGGTAAAAACAACTATGATAATGAAAACAAAATTCTCTGTCATTTCCAATCTAGCAAAATTCTTTCGTGTCCACCGTCACCCATCAGAATAAAATGGCCGTCACTTATTGTTCCGGTTTTTGTTAATCGCCTGATCGGTACAGTTGAGAAATGAAGATAAGTATCATCTCACATCTACTTTCTCAATCAAACATCGgcatatatttttgtttaataccTTATCTCACAACCTGTTCTCTTCTAGATAAAGAGCTTGCGAGCGGcttatagaaaaatatttatgccaagtgatggaaatatgaggAGCTTCGAAGACCGTCTGACTGAATTGGTATTTGACTTGCtagaaatgtattattttaatattttcccaCTTTCTCTGCTATAATCTTCTTGCAAGAACAATTTTTATCTCAAAAATTTATCTCAGGAGAAGGATGCTGAATTGAATCAAGTCTCAGCGGTTTGTTATATGGTAAAATCCATTCGAGACTCCTTCGCAGAAGAGCGACGTGGCATCTGCAAATATAGGTCCTGGAGTGGATCTTGATGCTACATGACAGGTTCTCTCTTTCCATTCTTTTACATTGACAAGTACAAATGCTACCTCAATTCACATCTAGTGCTGTTTCTCTTGGTGCTTTTGCTCAAAACAACTTCGGTTTTCCTGCAGACTCGATCCTCCTGTAGTCCATTTTTCGATCTCCTTGGGGAAAGGTGCAGGGCTTTTTCGAGGCGTCTTCCTCATATCTCTGGCGGTTAACGTATCACTCACTACTCAAATGTCGACTATAGGACATTGTCGCTCTCAAGACTCGAGGTTTCTCAGACTAGGTGCATTGGGTATGAGTTGTATCGATAGAATTATGAACatcttttattttgttaaacTTTGAAATCCATGTTTCTAAATTGGTTTCTCCAAGTCAAAATATACGAGAAAGTTCCAAATGTAACATCTAATTTGGTGTAACATATTTGACTTGAGTTTAGGCTAGTCTAAGCTATATACGGGTCAGGTCCGGTTAAACCTAAGACCCGCCCTAGATCCGCTTGGGACCCGTTTAGGCTAGTCTAAGCTCGTCCCGCCCATGAGAGTTTAATACAAGACCGGATTTCGGCCCATGAATACATAtaactttaataatatatatacatgttgtgaaaaagtaaaaatttacggtaaaaaagtaaaaatctcaatctctcaaaattatcacactacacacattataatatttttctctcaactcaattgtgattttcttcacaaatgagagatctatttatagaaaatttttacaaataatccaaaaataaaatacatcattacctacatcatcacacactaatcttcaatattcaacacctaattttacctaattttcaacattcaacattcacattttcaacacaaatatttaacacatttttaaataatttttcaacaatacaCACACGTGTTTTTTGATAAAAACCAAAAATATCTTACAACTTGCACAATATTCTTTCACTCCGTGTGGCGctcttagctcctaatcgttattacaatgcaatctgattagggttaattaattacagcggaaaacgagtttaaaaattttttacaatgagcccaaaatataatttgaatactaaaaatagtatttcatctcacatcataaaatctgcccacacataatcaaaacaactcatacaacaataaatcatatcctcgggacatgccccggtatatatatatacataacatatatactgggaaagaccacgaaacctcaactcaaactgtgactccctccagaagtaccatttccggtctcctgatatcctggagtacctgtcattgtccacatacaaagacaacaacagccccgtctggggtgagcaaagctcagtctgaagcaaccacaatatataccacagatatctaaacaatgatatatgatatgcaatgcatgtatgtcgtggaggtatcaggtcaaatgcccatccactgagcacatgtcagaatcaatcgaatcgctatcaaatcaatgctcgagctggcacaccggcctcaatcagggataatcgtatgatagcgtcgacaaagcgccatcaaatcccaaatctcaatcaaatcatcggggccactaat comes from Primulina huaijiensis isolate GDHJ02 chromosome 17, ASM1229523v2, whole genome shotgun sequence and encodes:
- the LOC140962359 gene encoding probable acyl-[acyl-carrier-protein]--UDP-N-acetylglucosamine O-acyltransferase, mitochondrial isoform X2; amino-acid sequence: MMGAIVGDDLPGRTFIGCNNIIGHHAVLGIKCQDMKYKLGTECFLEIGDNNEIREHASIHRSSRPSDRTVIGDNNLIMGSCHIAHDCKVGNNNIFANNTLLAGHVTVEDYTHTAGASVIHQFCHIGSFSFIGGGSVVSQDVPRYTMVSGERAELRGLNLEGLRRRGFSVLEIKSLRAAYRKIFMPSDGNMRSFEDRLTELEKDAELNQVSAVCYMVKSIRDSFAEERRGICKYRSWSGS
- the LOC140962359 gene encoding probable acyl-[acyl-carrier-protein]--UDP-N-acetylglucosamine O-acyltransferase, mitochondrial isoform X1 yields the protein MNSLLRIRRPFSFGISKLQFFCTSLSNAKEEEGLSCTGIGTKPSFIHPSAVVHPEAVLGQGVSIGPFCTVGPSVKLGNACKLCPGSHVSGHTELGDDCILMMGAIVGDDLPGRTFIGCNNIIGHHAVLGIKCQDMKYKLGTECFLEIGDNNEIREHASIHRSSRPSDRTVIGDNNLIMGSCHIAHDCKVGNNNIFANNTLLAGHVTVEDYTHTAGASVIHQFCHIGSFSFIGGGSVVSQDVPRYTMVSGERAELRGLNLEGLRRRGFSVLEIKSLRAAYRKIFMPSDGNMRSFEDRLTELEKDAELNQVSAVCYMVKSIRDSFAEERRGICKYRSWSGS